The sequence GATAGATATTGACACTCCCGGCCATGACATACATTACGATAAGCCAGAGGAATTTATTCAGATAATGATTGAATTCCTTGATAGTCTCGATAGGTGACAGGCACCGCCCGAAAAATCTTGTTTCACAGAATGTTTCACGAACATGTGAATATTAAAAAAACAGCAGGGGTCAAGTCAAGGACTAACCATTAAGTAAAACCGCTGCAAGCTGCCAAACACTCAGCAGTGCAGCGGTTTTTTATGTGCACAAAGGAAAGCACGAGGACTGGCACAAATTAATATAAGCATGCCCTATAGGACAAAATCGATCCCTGCAATGCGCAAGCCCCGTTCTTAGCCTTATGTTAGCTTTCTTTTCAGCGTCTCGATATCTCCATTCAGGATGTAGGGAAGCACATCCTTCAAGCTTTCCATATCTAAATTCCACCATTGGAGGGCTAGCCATTCCTCAATCACGTTATCAGCGTATCTTTTTCTAATCAATTTCGCCGGGTTGCCACCAACGATACAGTAGGGGTCCACATGTTTCGTCACGACTGACTCGGCAGCAATAATGGCGCCATCTCCAATTTTCACCCCAGGCATAATGGTTACATTTCGACCAATCCAAACGTCGTTGCCGATTTCCGTGTCACCCTTCAAGGGAAGCTCCTCCAGGGTAGGGGTAAATTTTTCCCAGCCCATCCCGAATAGATTAAAAGGGTATGTGGAGCCATCCATCCGATGATTGGCTCCATTCATAATAAAGGTGGTACCAGGACCAATCGAGCAAAACCTCCCAATCACCAAGCGGTCCCCCAAGATTTCGTAATGATAGAGAACCTGATCCTCGAAGGCTTCTCCTTGCATACTATCGTAATAGGAATAGTCTCCGACGATTATATTTGGCCTTGTTATCGTTGGCTTGATGAATTGAAGGTTTCGATTCCCTTTTATCGGAAACGCGTCATTCGGATTAGGCCCAAAAGTGCTGCTAGAATGCATATAATCAATCCCCCTATTCCTTTGCTAAAATGAACTTTCCAATCCCGTTGCATTCCAATGCAAACCAAACTGCTTTGCCATCGAAAGTAATCCCATGTGGTTCAGCGTTTTCGGTTTGAATCGGATATTCCTCGATGATTATATCACCAGTCAGTCGTCCAATCTTATTGGCGCCCCATTAAGCTTGGCAAAGCGGAATAGGGCGATTGTGATTATGTCATGGCCTTGCTTTTCTATAATAAACCTGCAACATCAGTACCGTCGCAGTGCTTCTATCTAGTTATCTTACCGCCATGATAACAATAGTAGTTTTTAGCATTGAGTTGTTTAATCCTATTCAAGGACTGTTCTGCTTTTTCAAGATTTAAACAAAAGTGCGGGTTGGCAATCGCTAGTCCATGGTTTTCAAGAACAGCCGCATCGCCTGTGATGACACTTTCTAGGTTAGGAAAAAATAATGAAATATGCCCAGAGGTATGCCCTGGTGTGGCGATTACTTGGCATTGATTATTTAAAATCATATCTCCATCCTGAACCTTTTCATCAATGGCAACAGGCTTCAGATTCTTAAGCTGCTGTATAAACCATTTGCCAAATTCCTGTTCTTCCTTTGGCAAGTCCTCTTGCATTTCTTCAGCTTGAACCAATCTTTCTGACTTGGCTTCACCACTAATATACTTTGCTTCTGTCTCGCTCGCTATCACTTGAGTCCAAGGATAGTTTTCCTTGAAATCATACAAGGAACCTATATGATCATCATCATAATGAGTAATGATGATATTTTTAAGTTGCTTCATGACATAGCCATTCTTTAAAATTTCCTTTTCGATTAAAGGGAGGAAATTCGCATATCCTGTATCGACCAGGGTTAGTTCATTCTCCATTCTAATTAAGCTTGGATAAATAACATTTTTTTCGCCATTGAACTCAAACTCAATGGGTAACTCGATAATCTCCATCCTTTTCCTCCTTAGTGGTTTAAAGAGTAATTTTACTTATGGGGTGGTAAAGTTTTTGGGAAATACCCTTACCAGCTTATTCATTTATTAGGAAGTTGATAAAATAGTACAGGTGCCAGTACCGCCCATTCAGCGTTCGCCCTAAACCATTAAACCCGCTCACGTACACCTTTCCTCCAAGTAATAACTAAAGTCATTGCTCCATTTAAAGCCAAAATAACAATTAGACAATCGATGAGAAGGGCAATATCTGGTGCAAAGAGTTTGACGCTCTTCCAAGGGGTCCTCATGATAGAACTAAACACTGGGATAAACCCAAGCGAAAGAAGTAGGACGATGCTTCCTGTTATAAACCATCTCTTTTGGTTTAGCTCCTTTTTCCGTTTTAGCCTGAAAAATTGGAACAGGGTTAGAAGAGCAAGAAGGACTAGCACAAGTACTATGCTCCATTGGATAGCAGGACTCTGCACTGTTAAGGGAGTGGGCGCTGAACCATCCATAATCGAGCGGATTCCCTTCATCACCTGCGAAACCTGGGCATCCTCTGTAAAATGATATTTATTCGTTAAAAGCACGGCCCCATAATCCTTCTCCGGTATAAAGAACATTTCCCCACGAAAATGTGGTGTAGCGCCGCCATGGAAGGGAAAATGCTCTTCTTTTGAAAAATGCCAGCCATATCCGTAGGTTTTCCCGTCCCCAGGCAATGCTTTTATTAAATCGAGACTTGCTTCTGAAAGTAAGTCGCCGCCTTCAAGCATGAAGGTTAAAAGCTTCGCCAAATCGCTCGCGCTTGAAGTCATATAGCCGTAGGGTGCTCCGGCATGGTCATAGAAACCATCACTACTTTTGGGTTTGCCAAACCATGACTCGAAGCCGGGAACAAATCCATTTTCCACGGAGGTTTCATAGTCGGCTGCAGCATGTATCATCCCAAGTGGTGTAAAAATGCGCTGCTCCACAAACGCTGAAAAGGTTTGCTGCGACACTTTTTCAATAATGGCACCTAGGAGTAAATAGTTTGCCGAGTTATATTCATAATGCTCCCCAGGCTCACGCGATAACGTTACACCGCTCAGCTCCCCGACTGCCTCTATCATCGCGCCCTTGCTCTCCCGCTCCTCGTCGGTCACCTTAAGTCCATCCGATTGACGAATCCCGCTTGTTTGCTCTACTAGATGCCATACGGTAATCGGTGTTGAGCTGTCCGCTTG comes from Bacillus tuaregi and encodes:
- a CDS encoding Vat family streptogramin A O-acetyltransferase, whose product is MHSSSTFGPNPNDAFPIKGNRNLQFIKPTITRPNIIVGDYSYYDSMQGEAFEDQVLYHYEILGDRLVIGRFCSIGPGTTFIMNGANHRMDGSTYPFNLFGMGWEKFTPTLEELPLKGDTEIGNDVWIGRNVTIMPGVKIGDGAIIAAESVVTKHVDPYCIVGGNPAKLIRKRYADNVIEEWLALQWWNLDMESLKDVLPYILNGDIETLKRKLT
- a CDS encoding MBL fold metallo-hydrolase — encoded protein: MEIIELPIEFEFNGEKNVIYPSLIRMENELTLVDTGYANFLPLIEKEILKNGYVMKQLKNIIITHYDDDHIGSLYDFKENYPWTQVIASETEAKYISGEAKSERLVQAEEMQEDLPKEEQEFGKWFIQQLKNLKPVAIDEKVQDGDMILNNQCQVIATPGHTSGHISLFFPNLESVITGDAAVLENHGLAIANPHFCLNLEKAEQSLNRIKQLNAKNYYCYHGGKITR
- a CDS encoding serine hydrolase domain-containing protein; protein product: MKKLFVTIGVILLLFSPFSVSAEQDERIPLIKEYVEEALEIHQIPGASLAIVENGETIYQEQWGKISDGSAVKADTSMLIGSMSKPITALAVMLLVEDGKIKLDEPIQTYLPSFKYQADSSTPITVWHLVEQTSGIRQSDGLKVTDEERESKGAMIEAVGELSGVTLSREPGEHYEYNSANYLLLGAIIEKVSQQTFSAFVEQRIFTPLGMIHAAADYETSVENGFVPGFESWFGKPKSSDGFYDHAGAPYGYMTSSASDLAKLLTFMLEGGDLLSEASLDLIKALPGDGKTYGYGWHFSKEEHFPFHGGATPHFRGEMFFIPEKDYGAVLLTNKYHFTEDAQVSQVMKGIRSIMDGSAPTPLTVQSPAIQWSIVLVLVLLALLTLFQFFRLKRKKELNQKRWFITGSIVLLLSLGFIPVFSSIMRTPWKSVKLFAPDIALLIDCLIVILALNGAMTLVITWRKGVRERV